A region of Streptomyces halobius DNA encodes the following proteins:
- a CDS encoding 3-oxoacyl-ACP reductase — MTDQTAVCRRLVGRTAVITGAGSGIGLATARRLASEGADVVCADIDDKAGKAAAEEVGGTFVQVDVTDSEQVEALYKIAFDTYGSVDIAFNNAGISPPDDDSILTTGLDAWKRVQEVNLTSVYLCCKHALPYMQRQFEQTGRGGSIINTASFVAVMGAATSQISYTASKGGVLSMSRELGVQFAREGIRVNALCPGPVNTPLLKELFAKDPERAARRLVHVPAGRFAEPEEIASAVAFLASDDSSFVNGAEFLVDGGIAGAYVTPL; from the coding sequence GTGACCGATCAGACCGCCGTGTGCCGCCGCCTCGTCGGACGCACCGCCGTGATCACCGGAGCCGGCAGCGGGATCGGCCTGGCCACCGCCCGCCGGCTGGCCTCCGAAGGGGCCGACGTCGTCTGCGCCGACATCGACGACAAGGCCGGCAAGGCCGCCGCCGAAGAGGTCGGCGGCACCTTCGTCCAGGTCGATGTGACCGACTCCGAGCAGGTCGAAGCGCTCTACAAGATCGCCTTCGACACCTACGGCTCGGTCGACATCGCCTTCAACAACGCCGGCATCTCGCCGCCCGACGACGACTCGATCCTCACCACCGGCCTCGACGCCTGGAAGCGCGTCCAGGAGGTCAACCTCACCTCCGTCTACCTGTGCTGCAAGCACGCGCTGCCCTACATGCAGCGCCAGTTCGAGCAGACCGGGCGCGGCGGCTCCATCATCAACACCGCGTCCTTCGTCGCCGTGATGGGTGCCGCCACCTCCCAGATCAGCTACACCGCCTCCAAGGGCGGCGTGCTGTCCATGTCCCGCGAACTGGGCGTGCAGTTCGCCCGGGAGGGCATCCGGGTCAACGCCCTGTGCCCGGGGCCGGTCAACACCCCGCTCCTCAAGGAGCTGTTCGCCAAGGACCCGGAGCGCGCCGCCCGCCGCCTCGTGCACGTCCCGGCCGGCCGGTTCGCCGAGCCCGAGGAGATCGCCTCCGCCGTCGCCTTCCTCGCCAGCGACGACTCCTCCTTCGTGAACGGCGCGGAATTCCTGGTCGACGGCGGTATCGCCGGGGCCTACGTCACTCCGCTCTAG
- a CDS encoding gamma-glutamyl-gamma-aminobutyrate hydrolase family protein, with product MSQPLIGISTYQQEAQWGVWTLPATLVPTGYPRLVQRSGGLAALLPPGVPQTAAAAVARLDGLVIAGGADVDPARYGAEPHPRTGPPSLDRDAWELALIEAALADGVPMLGICRGMQLLNVALGGTLVQHLDGHAGPPGVFDHHDVKPVPGTLLGATLPEPVSVPTYHHQAVDRLGSGLLASAYAEDGTIEALELPDARGFTLAVQWHPEAGDDTRVMDALVAAARGSSPEA from the coding sequence ATGTCCCAGCCGCTCATCGGCATCAGCACGTATCAGCAGGAGGCCCAGTGGGGCGTCTGGACGTTGCCCGCCACACTGGTGCCCACCGGATACCCGCGGCTCGTCCAGCGCTCGGGCGGGCTGGCGGCGCTGCTGCCGCCCGGTGTCCCACAGACCGCCGCCGCGGCCGTCGCCCGCCTGGACGGGCTGGTGATCGCCGGCGGCGCGGATGTGGACCCGGCGCGGTACGGGGCGGAGCCGCACCCCCGGACCGGTCCGCCCTCCCTGGACCGGGACGCCTGGGAACTGGCCCTGATCGAGGCCGCGTTGGCGGACGGCGTACCGATGCTGGGCATCTGCCGGGGGATGCAACTGCTGAACGTGGCGCTGGGCGGCACCCTCGTCCAGCACCTCGACGGGCACGCCGGGCCGCCCGGCGTCTTCGACCACCACGACGTCAAGCCGGTCCCCGGGACGCTGTTGGGTGCGACCCTGCCGGAGCCGGTTTCCGTGCCGACGTACCACCACCAGGCGGTGGACCGGCTGGGCAGCGGGCTGCTGGCCTCGGCCTACGCGGAGGACGGCACCATCGAGGCACTGGAGCTGCCGGATGCGCGCGGCTTCACGCTGGCCGTGCAATGGCACCCGGAGGCGGGGGACGACACGCGCGTTATGGACGCACTGGTGGCGGCGGCGCGCGGGTCGTCCCCGGAGGCGTGA
- a CDS encoding HAD family hydrolase, with translation MRAKRTLVSGLLAAAALTASVPAATAVPTPATPVAPRADCPQLSESLQWYGHNRAKLQKMIDERGSCSGNGGPRPVAVFDWDNTVIKNDISDATLAWALKHDRILRPKSWKATSPWITDAADRALTKACGTSVPVGKPLPTSKNVACTDEIFELRETAKTMGGENAFAGEWNHRRTVPQYAWVPQLFAGHRPATLRAFAAKARAEALAAPVGSTRTVGTHKVAGYIRYYDQQRDLIRTLKKAGFDVYIVSASSETIAEAWSDGVGLDREHTIGIRSISRHGRLTTGIRGCGDVKDGHGEVLPYMDGKRCWINQEIFKIKGAEAWRQQDPAHRIALGAGDADTDVTFVNDATGAHLAMNRNKTELMCRAYDNADGRWVINPMFIEPLPRKSGGYPCATEGYTNTDGIPGPLRRPDGTVVPDQRDRVHG, from the coding sequence ATGCGCGCCAAGCGCACCCTCGTCTCCGGCCTGCTCGCGGCCGCCGCCCTCACGGCCTCGGTGCCCGCCGCCACCGCTGTGCCGACACCTGCCACACCTGTCGCACCGCGCGCCGACTGCCCGCAGCTGTCCGAGAGCCTGCAGTGGTACGGCCACAACCGGGCCAAGCTCCAGAAGATGATCGACGAGCGCGGCAGCTGCTCGGGGAACGGAGGCCCGCGCCCCGTCGCCGTCTTCGACTGGGACAACACCGTCATCAAGAACGACATCTCCGACGCCACACTCGCCTGGGCCCTCAAGCACGACAGGATCCTGCGGCCCAAGAGCTGGAAGGCGACCAGCCCCTGGATAACCGACGCCGCCGACCGGGCCCTGACCAAGGCGTGCGGCACCTCCGTCCCCGTCGGCAAGCCGCTGCCCACCTCGAAGAACGTGGCCTGCACCGACGAGATCTTCGAGCTCCGCGAGACCGCGAAGACCATGGGCGGTGAGAACGCCTTCGCCGGCGAGTGGAACCACCGCCGCACGGTCCCCCAGTACGCCTGGGTCCCGCAGCTGTTCGCCGGCCACCGCCCCGCCACCCTGCGCGCGTTCGCCGCGAAGGCCCGCGCCGAGGCCCTGGCCGCGCCCGTCGGCAGCACCCGGACCGTCGGCACCCACAAGGTCGCCGGTTACATCCGCTACTACGACCAGCAGCGCGACCTCATCCGCACCCTGAAGAAGGCCGGCTTCGACGTCTACATCGTCTCGGCCTCCTCCGAGACAATCGCCGAGGCGTGGTCGGACGGCGTCGGCCTGGACCGCGAGCACACCATCGGCATCCGCAGCATCAGCCGACACGGCCGGCTGACCACCGGCATCCGAGGCTGCGGCGACGTCAAGGACGGCCACGGCGAGGTCCTGCCGTACATGGACGGCAAGCGCTGCTGGATCAATCAGGAGATCTTCAAGATCAAGGGCGCGGAGGCATGGCGCCAGCAGGACCCGGCGCACCGCATCGCGCTGGGCGCCGGTGACGCCGACACCGATGTGACCTTCGTCAACGACGCCACCGGCGCGCACCTCGCCATGAACCGCAACAAGACCGAGCTGATGTGCCGGGCGTACGACAACGCCGACGGCCGCTGGGTGATCAACCCGATGTTCATCGAGCCGCTGCCGCGCAAGTCCGGTGGCTACCCCTGCGCCACCGAGGGCTACACCAACACCGACGGCATCCCCGGCCCGCTCCGCCGCCCCGACGGCACCGTCGTGCCCGACCAGCGGGACCGCGTCCACGGCTGA
- a CDS encoding aldehyde dehydrogenase family protein, with amino-acid sequence MSHGLHELNILNPATENVVATVPTTSAAEVDAAVRWAAAAQETWAAVAPGDRARILRRFADVVDADITQLAELELREAGHPLGNAQWEAGNVRDLLHYAAGGVERLTGTQIPVAGGLNLTVQEPLGVVAVIAPWNFPMPIAAWGTAPALAAGNAVLLKPAETTPLTALRLAELALEAGVPEGLFQVLPGEGPVTGTALVDHPGVAKVVFTGSTATGRQIAARCAALTKRLTLELGGKSPNIVFADADIEAAAAAAPGSFLDNTGQDCCARSRILVQRSVYDRFMELLEPAVKAFVVGDPADPATQMGPLISAAQRERVRSYVPEDAPAAIRGEAPAGKGFWYPATVLEGRPEDPAATEEIFGPVAVAIPFDDEADAVRIANATDYGLSGSLWTRDVGRAIRVSRAVAAGNLSVNSHSSVRYWTPFGGFKQSGLGRELGPDALAAFTETKNIFISTEPSTKEPS; translated from the coding sequence GTGTCGCATGGTCTGCACGAGCTGAACATCCTCAACCCGGCCACCGAAAACGTGGTCGCCACCGTCCCCACCACCTCCGCCGCCGAGGTCGACGCCGCGGTCCGGTGGGCCGCCGCCGCCCAGGAGACCTGGGCCGCCGTGGCGCCGGGCGACCGGGCCCGGATCCTGCGCCGGTTCGCCGACGTCGTCGACGCCGACATCACGCAGCTCGCCGAACTGGAGCTGCGCGAAGCCGGCCACCCCCTGGGCAACGCCCAATGGGAGGCGGGCAACGTCCGCGATCTGCTGCACTACGCCGCCGGGGGAGTGGAGCGCCTGACCGGCACCCAGATCCCGGTCGCGGGCGGCCTCAACCTCACCGTCCAGGAGCCGCTCGGTGTCGTCGCCGTCATCGCCCCCTGGAACTTCCCCATGCCGATCGCCGCCTGGGGCACCGCCCCCGCGCTCGCGGCCGGCAACGCCGTCCTCCTCAAGCCCGCCGAGACCACCCCGCTCACCGCGCTCCGGCTCGCCGAGCTGGCCTTGGAAGCCGGCGTGCCCGAGGGTCTCTTCCAGGTCCTGCCGGGCGAGGGACCGGTCACCGGCACCGCGCTGGTCGACCACCCCGGCGTCGCCAAGGTCGTCTTCACCGGCTCCACCGCGACCGGCCGCCAGATCGCCGCCCGCTGCGCGGCACTGACCAAGCGGCTGACCCTGGAACTCGGCGGCAAGAGCCCCAACATCGTCTTCGCCGACGCCGACATCGAGGCCGCCGCGGCCGCCGCCCCCGGCTCCTTCCTCGACAACACCGGGCAGGACTGCTGCGCCCGCAGCCGCATCCTCGTCCAGCGTTCCGTGTACGACCGCTTCATGGAGCTGCTGGAGCCCGCCGTCAAGGCGTTCGTGGTGGGCGACCCGGCCGACCCCGCCACCCAGATGGGCCCGCTGATCTCCGCCGCCCAGCGCGAGCGCGTACGGTCCTACGTCCCCGAGGACGCCCCGGCCGCCATCCGCGGCGAGGCCCCCGCCGGCAAGGGCTTCTGGTACCCGGCCACCGTCCTGGAGGGGCGGCCCGAGGACCCTGCGGCCACCGAGGAGATCTTCGGCCCGGTCGCCGTCGCCATCCCCTTCGACGACGAGGCCGACGCGGTCCGGATCGCCAACGCCACCGACTACGGCCTCTCCGGCTCCCTGTGGACCCGCGACGTGGGCCGCGCGATCCGTGTCTCACGGGCCGTCGCGGCGGGCAATCTGTCCGTCAACTCCCATAGCAGCGTGCGGTACTGGACCCCCTTCGGCGGGTTCAAGCAGTCCGGACTCGGCCGCGAACTGGGCCCGGACGCGCTCGCCGCCTTCACCGAGACCAAGAACATCTTCATCAGCACCGAGCCCAGCACGAAGGAGCCCTCGTGA
- a CDS encoding glutamine synthetase family protein: MADRTPPLSVEELRALVDTGEIDTVVLAFTDMQGRLQGKRFAARYFLDTVLEHGTEGCNYLLAVDVDLNTVDGYRMSSWERGYGDFAMHGDPATLRRTPWNPGTALITADLAWPDGSPVVASPRQILRRQLDRLGEHGWSAYAGTELEFMVFKDTYEDAWSRGYRQLTPANQYNGDYSVLGTGRVEPLLRRIRNEMGAAGMTVESAKGECNLGQHEIVFVYDEALVTCDQHSIYKTGAKEIAAQEGMALTFMAKYDEREGNSCHIHLSLQDEDGRPVLADDDGPYGMSRLMRHFLAGQIAAMRDFTLFHAPNINSYKRFRPGSFAPTAVAWGPDNRTCALRVVGHGRSHRLENRLPGGDVNPYLAVAAMVAAGLYGVENELELPDATTGNAYTGDAAHVPTTLREAAELWERSAIARAAFGDEVVDHYRHMARVEQDAYDAAVTDWERFRSFERM; encoded by the coding sequence GTGGCAGACCGCACGCCCCCGCTCTCCGTCGAGGAGCTCAGAGCCCTCGTCGACACCGGGGAGATCGACACTGTCGTCCTCGCCTTCACCGATATGCAAGGCAGGCTCCAGGGCAAGCGGTTCGCCGCCCGCTATTTCCTCGACACGGTCCTGGAGCACGGCACGGAGGGCTGCAACTACCTCCTCGCCGTCGATGTCGACCTCAATACCGTCGACGGCTACCGGATGTCCTCCTGGGAACGCGGCTACGGCGACTTCGCGATGCACGGCGACCCCGCCACACTGCGCCGCACCCCCTGGAACCCGGGCACCGCCCTGATCACCGCCGATCTGGCCTGGCCCGACGGCTCGCCGGTCGTCGCCTCCCCCCGGCAGATCCTGCGCCGCCAGCTGGACCGGCTCGGCGAGCACGGCTGGAGCGCGTACGCCGGCACCGAGCTGGAGTTCATGGTCTTCAAGGACACCTATGAAGACGCCTGGTCGCGCGGCTACCGCCAGCTGACCCCCGCCAACCAGTACAACGGCGACTACTCCGTCCTCGGCACCGGCCGCGTCGAGCCGCTGCTGCGCCGGATCCGCAACGAGATGGGCGCGGCCGGCATGACCGTCGAGTCCGCCAAGGGCGAGTGCAATCTCGGCCAGCACGAGATCGTCTTCGTCTACGACGAGGCGCTCGTCACCTGTGACCAGCACAGCATCTACAAGACCGGCGCCAAGGAAATCGCCGCGCAGGAGGGCATGGCGCTCACCTTCATGGCGAAGTACGACGAGCGCGAGGGCAACTCCTGCCATATCCACCTCTCGCTCCAGGACGAGGACGGCCGACCCGTCCTGGCCGACGACGACGGCCCGTACGGCATGTCGCGGCTCATGCGGCACTTCCTCGCCGGCCAGATCGCCGCGATGCGCGACTTCACGCTCTTCCACGCCCCCAACATCAACTCCTACAAGCGCTTCCGCCCCGGGTCCTTCGCGCCCACCGCCGTCGCCTGGGGCCCGGACAACCGCACCTGCGCGCTCCGGGTGGTCGGCCACGGCCGCTCCCACCGCCTGGAGAACCGCCTGCCCGGCGGCGATGTGAACCCCTACCTCGCGGTCGCCGCCATGGTCGCGGCCGGCCTGTACGGCGTGGAGAACGAGCTGGAACTCCCCGACGCGACCACCGGCAACGCGTATACGGGCGACGCCGCTCACGTACCCACCACCCTGCGCGAGGCCGCCGAGCTGTGGGAGCGCAGCGCGATAGCGCGCGCGGCCTTCGGTGACGAGGTCGTCGACCACTACCGCCACATGGCGCGCGTCGAACAGGACGCCTACGACGCCGCCGTCACGGACTGGGAGCGCTTCCGCTCCTTCGAGCGCATGTAA
- a CDS encoding SH3 domain-containing protein, with translation MKLKFVGPAIASAALIGAAMTGGTAAAATPGTTHTAVTATSASAACVYAEAQANVKIRAKRELNSTARGLFLKGATTCIRDKAKGQSYNLCGRSGNDWMKITYRGKTGWIPGACGSREL, from the coding sequence ATGAAGCTGAAGTTTGTCGGGCCCGCCATCGCCTCGGCGGCCTTGATCGGTGCCGCGATGACCGGCGGGACCGCCGCGGCCGCGACGCCGGGGACGACGCATACGGCCGTGACGGCCACGTCCGCGTCGGCCGCGTGCGTCTACGCGGAGGCGCAGGCGAACGTGAAGATCCGCGCGAAGAGAGAGCTGAACAGCACCGCGCGCGGGCTGTTCCTCAAGGGGGCGACGACCTGCATCCGCGACAAGGCCAAGGGGCAGTCCTACAACCTCTGCGGGCGTTCGGGCAATGACTGGATGAAGATCACCTACCGGGGCAAGACCGGCTGGATCCCCGGCGCCTGCGGATCCAGGGAGCTCTGA
- a CDS encoding TDT family transporter: MASLAHAPSRSLTATGRPDPAPAPARSSVRYLGPNWYAAVMGTAIVANAGAVLPLTAPGLRPACAVVWALSALMLVTLLAARAVHWIRHRDQARRQLLDPAVAPFYGCLSMALLAVGGGTLSVGREVIGERAALATGAVLWVLGTLVGLAAAAAIPYLMVTRHRIEAGSASPVWLLPLVAPMVSAAVGPALVPRLPGEQWREAMLLACSAMFGMSLLATLLVLPLVVARLFHHGPPPLALTPALFLVLGPLGQSTTAVGNLADAAPGAVDASYAHATAAFAVLYGVPVMGFALLWLAFATAMVVRAFRGGMPFTMTWWGFTFPVGTCVTGAAGLARHTGLAAFGWLAVALFAVLVTAWAVAAVRTGTGLTRGRLLAPPR; the protein is encoded by the coding sequence ATGGCATCCCTCGCGCACGCCCCTTCCCGGTCCCTGACCGCCACCGGCCGCCCCGATCCCGCCCCGGCCCCCGCCCGTTCCTCCGTCCGGTATCTCGGGCCCAACTGGTACGCCGCGGTGATGGGCACGGCGATCGTCGCCAACGCCGGGGCGGTCCTGCCGCTCACCGCGCCCGGCCTGCGCCCCGCCTGCGCCGTGGTCTGGGCGCTGTCCGCGCTGATGCTGGTGACGCTGCTGGCCGCGCGGGCCGTGCACTGGATCCGGCACCGCGACCAGGCGCGCCGGCAGCTGCTGGATCCGGCGGTGGCGCCGTTCTACGGATGTCTGTCGATGGCGCTGCTCGCGGTCGGCGGCGGCACGCTTTCCGTCGGCCGCGAGGTGATCGGCGAACGGGCCGCGCTGGCCACTGGCGCGGTGCTGTGGGTTCTGGGCACCCTCGTCGGGCTGGCCGCCGCCGCGGCGATCCCGTATCTGATGGTGACCCGGCACCGCATCGAGGCGGGCAGCGCGTCACCGGTCTGGCTGCTGCCGCTGGTCGCCCCGATGGTGTCGGCGGCCGTCGGCCCGGCGCTGGTGCCGCGTCTGCCGGGCGAGCAGTGGCGGGAGGCGATGCTGCTGGCCTGCTCTGCGATGTTCGGGATGTCGCTGCTGGCGACGTTGCTGGTGCTGCCGCTCGTGGTGGCGCGGCTGTTCCACCACGGTCCGCCGCCGCTCGCGCTGACGCCCGCCCTGTTCCTGGTGCTCGGCCCGCTGGGCCAGTCCACGACGGCGGTGGGCAACCTCGCGGACGCCGCCCCGGGGGCCGTCGACGCCTCGTATGCGCACGCGACGGCGGCGTTCGCGGTGCTGTACGGCGTACCGGTGATGGGCTTCGCGCTGCTGTGGCTGGCGTTCGCGACGGCGATGGTGGTGCGGGCGTTCCGGGGCGGGATGCCGTTCACGATGACCTGGTGGGGCTTCACCTTCCCGGTCGGCACCTGCGTCACCGGCGCGGCGGGCCTGGCCCGGCACACCGGGCTGGCCGCCTTCGGCTGGCTCGCGGTGGCCCTGTTCGCGGTCCTGGTGACGGCCTGGGCGGTGGCCGCCGTGCGTACCGGCACCGGGCTGACGCGCGGTCGGCTTCTCGCGCCGCCCCGATAG
- a CDS encoding LysR family transcriptional regulator yields MPDLGALELLLAVARLGSLGRAARATGITQPAASSRIRSMERQLGVALVERSPRGSRLTDAGALVTDWARRLVEAAEAFDAGAQALRGRRDSRLRVAASMTIAEYLLPGWLIALRAQRPGTAVTLLAGNSRAVAERLLAGEADLGFVEGLQVPAGLDGTVIGHDRLIVVAAPSHPWTRRRTGLTPAELAATPLILRERGSGTRQVLDAALAGHGGLADPLLELSSTTAVKAAAVSEAAPSVLSELAVGEELTARRLAEIPVHGLRLGRELRAVWPTGQRPVGPARDLLGLTRGVS; encoded by the coding sequence GTGCCGGACCTCGGCGCGCTGGAGCTGCTGCTCGCCGTCGCCCGGCTCGGCAGCCTGGGCCGGGCCGCGCGGGCGACCGGGATCACCCAGCCCGCCGCCAGCAGCCGTATCCGTTCCATGGAACGGCAGTTGGGCGTGGCGCTGGTCGAGCGCTCACCGCGCGGATCGCGGCTCACGGACGCCGGCGCGCTGGTCACGGACTGGGCGCGGCGCCTGGTGGAGGCGGCCGAGGCGTTCGACGCGGGCGCACAGGCGCTGCGTGGGCGCCGTGACTCCCGGCTGCGGGTGGCGGCCAGCATGACCATCGCCGAGTACCTGCTGCCCGGCTGGCTGATCGCGCTGCGCGCCCAGCGCCCCGGGACCGCAGTGACACTGCTCGCCGGCAATTCCCGCGCGGTCGCCGAACGGCTGCTCGCGGGCGAGGCGGACCTCGGATTCGTCGAGGGCCTGCAGGTGCCCGCGGGGCTGGACGGCACGGTCATCGGCCATGACCGGCTGATCGTCGTGGCCGCCCCGTCCCATCCCTGGACCCGGCGGCGTACCGGGCTGACCCCGGCCGAACTGGCCGCGACCCCGCTGATCCTGCGCGAGCGCGGTTCGGGCACCCGTCAAGTGCTGGACGCGGCGCTGGCCGGGCACGGCGGCCTCGCCGACCCGCTCCTCGAACTCTCCTCGACCACCGCGGTGAAGGCCGCCGCGGTCAGCGAGGCGGCCCCCTCCGTCCTCAGCGAACTCGCCGTGGGCGAGGAGCTGACCGCCCGCCGGCTGGCGGAGATCCCGGTGCACGGGCTCCGTCTCGGCCGCGAGCTGCGTGCCGTCTGGCCTACGGGACAGCGGCCTGTGGGGCCGGCGAGGGATCTGCTGGGTTTGACGCGGGGGGTGTCCTGA
- a CDS encoding FadR/GntR family transcriptional regulator, whose protein sequence is MDGAADRLAPVLRPVRAGNGFEEALEQILQIVRLGLVPQGERLPAERELAERLQISRVTLREVLKVLQDEGLVEPRRGRYGGTFVRVRTETPGEAELRRRIEKIDVEDTLRFREVLEVGAAGLCAAHGLTAEESDRLRSALAATHDAPLGDYRRRDTMLHLTLAELSGSPSLAAQYAAVRATVNDLLDCIPLLVRNLEHSQTQHIALVEAVLEGDADGAREVMREHCRGTAALLRGFLASPAAQ, encoded by the coding sequence ATGGACGGTGCGGCGGATCGTCTGGCACCGGTGCTGCGTCCGGTGCGGGCCGGCAACGGTTTCGAGGAGGCGCTGGAGCAGATACTCCAGATCGTCCGGCTGGGCCTGGTGCCGCAGGGTGAACGGCTGCCCGCGGAGCGGGAGTTGGCCGAGCGGCTGCAGATCAGCCGGGTCACGCTGCGGGAGGTGCTCAAGGTGCTGCAGGACGAGGGCCTGGTGGAGCCCCGGCGCGGGCGCTACGGCGGCACCTTCGTACGGGTGCGTACGGAGACGCCGGGCGAGGCCGAGCTGCGGCGCCGGATCGAGAAGATCGACGTGGAGGACACGCTGCGCTTCCGGGAGGTGCTGGAGGTGGGCGCGGCCGGGCTGTGCGCGGCGCACGGCCTGACCGCCGAGGAGAGCGACCGGCTGCGGTCGGCGCTCGCGGCGACCCATGACGCGCCGCTCGGGGATTACCGCAGGCGGGACACCATGCTGCATCTGACCCTCGCGGAGCTGTCCGGCTCACCGTCGCTGGCGGCGCAGTACGCGGCGGTGCGGGCGACCGTGAACGATCTGCTGGACTGCATTCCGCTGCTGGTACGCAATCTGGAACATTCCCAGACCCAGCACATCGCCCTGGTGGAGGCGGTCCTGGAGGGCGACGCGGACGGCGCCCGCGAGGTGATGCGGGAGCACTGCCGGGGGACCGCCGCACTGCTGCGCGGCTTCCTCGCCTCCCCGGCGGCGCAATGA
- the eat gene encoding ethanolamine permease: protein MADSTESQTAPPIAPSGAAAPGGTAAPDDAYLERRTLRRGSAGPLLLTGLGVAYVVSGDFSGWNNGLAQGGFGGLAIAAVLMGLMYTCLVFALAELASILPTAGGGYGFARRALGTWGGFLTGTAILIEYVLAPAAISIFIGDYVESLGLFGLHSSWPVYLACFVLFIGIHLWGVGEALRFSLIVTAIAVAAIVVFALAALTDFRVDGLNDIPVKEDAFGANSWLPFGILGIWAAFPFGMWFFLGIEGVPLAAEETKDPARSLPKAMAAAMGILLLLALITFVAATGARGSAALQSVGDPLVQALQPDGEPTTLSRIVNYAGLAGLVASFFSLIFAGSRQLFALSRAGYLPRFLSLTSRRKAPYLGLLVPGALGFGLAAATGDGARMLNIAVFGATISYALMALSHIALRRREPGLDRPYRTPGGTLTSSVAFVLACSALVATFLVDKDAAFIALGVYVVALAYFAFYSRHRLVAAAPEEEFAALAAAEAELARD, encoded by the coding sequence ATGGCCGACAGCACGGAATCGCAGACCGCACCGCCCATCGCGCCCTCGGGCGCCGCCGCCCCGGGCGGCACCGCGGCGCCCGACGACGCCTACCTGGAGCGGCGGACCCTGCGCCGCGGCAGCGCGGGACCGTTGCTGCTGACCGGTCTGGGCGTCGCCTATGTCGTCTCCGGCGACTTCTCGGGCTGGAACAACGGACTGGCGCAGGGCGGCTTCGGCGGCCTGGCCATCGCCGCCGTCCTGATGGGCCTGATGTACACCTGCCTGGTCTTCGCGCTGGCGGAGCTGGCCTCGATCCTGCCCACCGCGGGCGGCGGCTACGGCTTCGCCCGGCGCGCCCTGGGCACCTGGGGCGGCTTCCTCACCGGCACCGCCATCCTCATCGAGTACGTCCTCGCCCCGGCCGCCATCTCCATCTTCATCGGCGACTACGTCGAATCGCTCGGCCTCTTCGGCCTGCACTCCAGCTGGCCGGTCTATCTGGCCTGCTTCGTCCTCTTCATCGGGATCCATCTGTGGGGCGTGGGCGAGGCACTGCGCTTCAGCCTGATCGTCACCGCCATAGCGGTCGCCGCCATCGTCGTCTTCGCGCTCGCCGCCCTCACCGACTTCCGGGTGGACGGGCTCAACGACATCCCGGTCAAGGAGGACGCGTTCGGCGCCAACTCCTGGCTGCCGTTCGGCATTCTCGGAATCTGGGCGGCCTTCCCGTTCGGTATGTGGTTCTTCCTCGGCATCGAAGGCGTACCGCTGGCCGCCGAGGAGACCAAGGACCCGGCCCGTTCCCTGCCGAAGGCGATGGCCGCCGCGATGGGCATTCTGCTGCTGCTCGCGCTGATCACCTTTGTCGCCGCGACCGGAGCGCGCGGCAGCGCCGCACTCCAGTCCGTGGGCGATCCGCTGGTCCAGGCACTGCAGCCGGACGGCGAGCCGACCACCCTCAGCCGGATCGTCAACTACGCCGGACTCGCGGGCCTGGTGGCCTCCTTCTTCTCCCTGATCTTCGCCGGATCGCGGCAGCTGTTCGCGCTCTCCCGGGCCGGCTACCTGCCCCGCTTCCTCTCCCTCACCAGCCGCCGCAAGGCCCCCTACCTCGGCCTGCTGGTCCCCGGCGCGCTGGGCTTCGGGCTCGCCGCGGCCACCGGCGACGGCGCCCGGATGCTGAACATCGCCGTCTTCGGCGCCACCATCTCCTACGCCCTCATGGCCCTGTCCCACATCGCGCTGCGCCGCCGCGAGCCCGGCCTGGACCGTCCCTACCGCACCCCCGGCGGCACACTGACCTCGTCCGTCGCGTTCGTCCTCGCCTGCTCCGCGCTGGTGGCGACGTTCCTGGTCGACAAGGACGCCGCGTTCATCGCCCTCGGTGTGTACGTCGTGGCGCTCGCCTACTTCGCCTTCTACTCGCGGCACCGGCTGGTGGCCGCGGCACCCGAGGAGGAGTTCGCCGCACTGGCGGCCGCGGAGGCGGAACTCGCACGCGACTGA